Below is a window of Bacilli bacterium PM5-9 DNA.
ATAGCAATTAATCCATGAATTATAATAACTGCTATTGTATGCATAGCCAATAAATCTAATTGAACATCTTGATAAGGAAACCAAAAGCTAACAGAACTTTTTGCGATTAAAATAATGAAAATAGCTAATCCCCAAATAAAATAAGCAATATTATTGTTAGTTTTCACAGCACATTCCTCCTTTATTATAAATATATTTATTGACAATTTTTTTGTCTAAAGTATATCAATATATTATTTTTTTGAAATATACATTATTGCATCTTTTGCATTTGAAAAGAAGTGTTCTTTATCAAAAACATCATAGATTCCAGAACGAGCTAAAGTTTTCTTTACATTATTTTGCAAGCTAGTAAAATATATATTTTTATTTTCTTTTTTCGCTTGTTTACAAAATTCAAGTAAAGACATTGCTACTGAAATATCAATTTGAGGTACACCACGCATTGATAAAATAATATTATCATTGTCTTCTAAAGACATTAATTCGTTTTCTAAATAGTCCGATACTCCAAAAAACAACATTCCTGTAATATAAACTACTTTTGTTTTTTTAGGAGTTTCAATATTTTCATTTAGGCGAGAACTATCAACATCAGCAATATTTATTTCAATATCAGTCATCTTAATTAATAATAAAACTACAGAAAAAATTATACCTACAGCAATTGCAATAGTTAAATCAAAAACAACAGTTATTACTAATGTAATCGTAAACTTACTGATTGCTCCTTTAAATTTATGAGAAAATAAATATTTTATTGTATCCCATTCATTCATACGCCATGCTGTTATTATTAATACTCCTGCTAAACCAGAAAGTGGTATTTGAGACATTAACCCTGCTAATAAAAAAATTGATAGTATCAAAACAATCGCATGAATTATCCCTGCTAATCTTGTTTGAGCACCAACTTTAATTCCAACGCTAGTTCTAGCAATCGCAGCAGTTGCTGGCACACCCCCAAAAAATGGGATTATAATATTACCAATACCTTGTGAAATAAGTTCTTGGTTTGCATCTATTTTTTCATTTTTCATTCTACTACCTGCAACTCCACTCAGTAAACTTTCAATCATACATAAAGCAGCAATACTTATTGATGGTAATAGAATTACTTCCCAATTAATTGATGTTAAATCACTTAATGATAATCTTGTGCTGTGAATAATTGTTTGTGGAATTTCACCAACAAGTTGAATATCTAATGAGAATACACTAGTTACAATGGTTGCTAAAACAATACTAACTAATGATCCTGGAATATAGTTTGCAATTTTCTTTGGCCAAAAAATACAAACCAAAATTACCATAAGTCCAATTAGTAAAGAAGAATAATTTATTAATGATATATTATTGAAAATACTAAATGTTTGACTAATAACATTATCACCACTAGATTTAATACCAAATAAATTTGATAATTGACCTAAAGCAATTACAATTGATATTCCAGATGTAAAGCCTGTAATAACACCTAAAGGAATAAATTGAACAAACTTACCTGCTTTAATTATACCTGCAATTACAAGTATTATTCCTGCTAATAATGTTGCAGCAAATAATGTATTAATACCTTGTTTTGATACTAAGGGTATTAAAATTGCCATCATTGCTCCAGTTGGTCCAGATATTTGAAAACTTGTTCCAGATAACATTCCAATCACAATTCCTGCGATGATTGCTGTTATAAGTCCTGCAGTTGCATCTGCTCCACTTCCTACTCCAAAAGCTAATGCTAATGGTAATGCTACAGCAGCAACTGTTATTCCTGCTACTAAATCTTTACTAAATTTACTTTTGTTATATCCTTTAAATTCATTTTTTAAAATTTCAAAGTAATTTGATACTATATTCACATAACCAACTCCATTAAATTTATTAACCTATAGTATTATACCATAAATATCAGCTTTTTTTATAAATTACTCTAATCATTTTTACTAATATTTTACTAATTTTCATGCTTTTTGCTTGCCAAGTATTAAATTATATATTATAATATTGTAGTATGGTTCCTTAGCCAAGTTGGTAAGGCAATAGACTGCAACTCTGTGATCGCCGGTTCGAGTCCGGCAGGAACCTCCATATACAAACAAAAACCCATTAAATAGGGTTTTTTATTATATCGTAATGTTTCACCACTAATTCATGACTAAATATTTTAAAAAATATTCAGCTTGAATAATCCTTTTTTTATCGTTTGTAGCGATTAAAAATTCAAAAAAACCATTAAAGAATCCCTTTAAAAGTTTGTAAAAATATTTATTAAATATATATATAGAATATAGATGTAATAAATAATAAATATATTAAAAACAACATTATTTCACAAACAAATATTAATATACTTATGCAATTTGCTATAAATGTTAGTAATTTTCACTTTATTAATATTATTTTATGTTGAACATAAAACTACAGCACTATTTCATATTTATTTTGACTTTAAGTAGCTTGTTAATTTTCTATCAATGAAATATACAAATAAAAAATATATTAATCCAATAATAAAAGTTTGTAAAAATGTCATCTCAATTATTCCAATATCTTCTAGTATCCACTTTCCATATATAGCAACCCCAAACACAATTAGTCTATATATCCCCATAATTATACCTGATTTTTTAATAACAACCTACTCCTTTATATAGTAATTTTATACTAACCAACATGCCCAACCAAATAAATGGATTATTTTTCCACCATACCATGAAACAAGTCGATTTGACTTCCTTCTAAAATATGCAAATTATTATATCATTTTCGAACAAATAAAAGTAGAAAACTTAAACTTTAACGGCTAAGTTGAAGTTGATGAAGTTCATTCATATAGTATTATCATATCATTATTCTTATTATTTAAAAAGACTATTATTGCCAACAATATAAAACAGTTATAAAAGGTGTTTTTATTGTTTTTCAATACCAATTATATCAAATAATTTTTAATTTTGTCCAAATTATTATTTTGCTATGCATATTTTTCTTATATGCTATAATAGGGTTAATACATAAGGAGGTGTTACAGATGATTTATAATGCAGGAGATAAACCAGAAAAAGGTAATTATGTTTGTACAGTATGTGGTTATGTTGTAACGATTGATGAAAACAATGATACC
It encodes the following:
- a CDS encoding hypothetical protein (product_source=Hypo-rule applied; superfamily=81342; transmembrane_helix_parts=Inside_1_6,TMhelix_7_29,Outside_30_43,TMhelix_44_66,Inside_67_69) gives rise to the protein MKTNNNIAYFIWGLAIFIILIAKSSVSFWFPYQDVQLDLLAMHTIAVIIIHGLIAIVLSIIGLSIYKKK
- a CDS encoding SulP family sulfate permease (product_source=KO:K03321; cath_funfam=3.30.750.24; cog=COG0659; ko=KO:K03321; pfam=PF00916,PF01740; superfamily=52091; tigrfam=TIGR00815; transmembrane_helix_parts=Outside_1_26,TMhelix_27_49,Inside_50_53,TMhelix_54_76,Outside_77_95,TMhelix_96_115,Inside_116_123,TMhelix_124_146,Outside_147_165,TMhelix_166_188,Inside_189_194,TMhelix_195_217,Outside_218_247,TMhelix_248_270,Inside_271_289,TMhelix_290_312,Outside_313_321,TMhelix_322_340,Inside_341_344,TMhelix_345_362,Outside_363_381,TMhelix_382_411,Inside_412_541); amino-acid sequence: MNIVSNYFEILKNEFKGYNKSKFSKDLVAGITVAAVALPLALAFGVGSGADATAGLITAIIAGIVIGMLSGTSFQISGPTGAMMAILIPLVSKQGINTLFAATLLAGIILVIAGIIKAGKFVQFIPLGVITGFTSGISIVIALGQLSNLFGIKSSGDNVISQTFSIFNNISLINYSSLLIGLMVILVCIFWPKKIANYIPGSLVSIVLATIVTSVFSLDIQLVGEIPQTIIHSTRLSLSDLTSINWEVILLPSISIAALCMIESLLSGVAGSRMKNEKIDANQELISQGIGNIIIPFFGGVPATAAIARTSVGIKVGAQTRLAGIIHAIVLILSIFLLAGLMSQIPLSGLAGVLIITAWRMNEWDTIKYLFSHKFKGAISKFTITLVITVVFDLTIAIAVGIIFSVVLLLIKMTDIEINIADVDSSRLNENIETPKKTKVVYITGMLFFGVSDYLENELMSLEDNDNIILSMRGVPQIDISVAMSLLEFCKQAKKENKNIYFTSLQNNVKKTLARSGIYDVFDKEHFFSNAKDAIMYISKK
- a CDS encoding hypothetical protein (product_source=Hypo-rule applied; superfamily=103473; transmembrane_helix_parts=Inside_1_1,TMhelix_2_19,Outside_20_23,TMhelix_24_46,Inside_47_57), yielding MGIYRLIVFGVAIYGKWILEDIGIIEMTFLQTFIIGLIYFLFVYFIDRKLTSYLKSK
- a CDS encoding rubrerythrin (product_source=COG1592; cath_funfam=2.20.28.10; cog=COG1592; pfam=PF07295; smart=SM00834; superfamily=57802), whose protein sequence is MIYNAGDKPEKGNYVCTVCGYVVTIDENNDTLPVCPLCGVETYEKE